A region from the Leptospirillum ferriphilum ML-04 genome encodes:
- a CDS encoding helix-turn-helix domain-containing protein yields MIIDRRTLISDLIKLEGKSASALAGEIGIHRGNVTRWLKSGGSAISSETQNKILSLLNVDADEQSLDKKVVHIWNLKGGDLSPLVRTLAWASSNPYEMVYMAPNTLRVKDWLSPEWRSSLENPIQIGVALPLALFDPQKKIRILFRRTLGAIAVNPQEIDILVDSGLSRWKTVPKDIFFAKTTIRIDPNIFDNCLSGKISIEEYDQILGLESAISTEKTPGTWEELLKQIQAKGISLKEASEKILGRGEGGN; encoded by the coding sequence ATGATAATTGATAGACGTACTCTCATATCTGACCTGATCAAATTGGAGGGAAAATCTGCTTCGGCCCTTGCTGGGGAGATCGGAATTCACAGAGGTAATGTCACCCGATGGCTTAAATCCGGAGGATCAGCTATTAGTTCAGAAACCCAGAATAAGATCCTGTCATTGCTTAATGTTGATGCCGATGAACAGTCTTTGGATAAGAAAGTCGTCCACATATGGAACTTAAAAGGGGGAGATCTTTCCCCTCTAGTCCGTACTCTTGCGTGGGCAAGTTCCAATCCGTATGAAATGGTCTATATGGCTCCAAATACCCTCCGGGTCAAGGATTGGCTTTCCCCAGAATGGCGATCAAGCTTGGAAAATCCCATTCAAATTGGTGTGGCCCTTCCTCTCGCCTTGTTTGATCCCCAAAAAAAGATCCGGATCCTCTTTCGCCGCACCTTGGGCGCGATCGCAGTAAATCCTCAGGAGATTGATATTCTTGTCGATTCTGGCTTATCCAGGTGGAAAACCGTCCCAAAAGATATTTTTTTTGCCAAAACAACCATCCGGATCGATCCAAACATCTTTGATAATTGTCTATCTGGCAAGATTTCAATCGAGGAATACGACCAGATATTGGGATTGGAGTCCGCGATAAGTACAGAGAAGACTCCGGGGACTTGGGAGGAGCTTCTCAAACAAATCCAGGCCAAGGGGATTTCCCTCAAGGAGGCTTCCGAAAAAATCCTTGGAAGAGGGGAAGGAGGAAATTGA
- a CDS encoding restriction endonuclease: MFDVFTEEIEVLIKDGIANLYWYKGDLHKAWLRSGVALAVREEIVLLKSDDGRELSKRRQMDALYDRLRNGDYEKRLEISRNFVRILVEHSGFTPQNEKHRVEIAERNALKLRELIRQQEKTREYRDSIRARAEKASRETYDSKLGELRIKFAEAHDLPPQKKGYALEKLFTELMRISGIPVEEPFRIEGEQLDGAIKYDGHYYLVELKWIEEKTEPKEIGHFFYKVDGKLQSRGLFLAMNGFSDGAIATLPKGKELKVLLLDGNHLANVIYGLYKFQELLEHAIRQASLRGEIYCAHNLQS; this comes from the coding sequence ATGTTTGACGTTTTCACAGAAGAAATTGAAGTCCTCATTAAGGACGGGATTGCCAATCTCTATTGGTACAAGGGCGACTTACACAAGGCATGGTTAAGGTCTGGTGTTGCGCTTGCTGTGCGCGAAGAAATTGTTCTACTGAAATCCGATGACGGTAGAGAATTATCGAAGCGCCGTCAAATGGACGCACTTTATGATCGCCTTCGCAATGGCGATTACGAAAAGCGTTTGGAGATTTCAAGAAACTTTGTCCGAATTCTCGTCGAACACTCAGGATTTACCCCTCAAAACGAAAAACATCGAGTTGAGATCGCGGAACGTAATGCCCTCAAGCTAAGAGAGTTAATCCGCCAACAGGAAAAAACCCGTGAGTACCGGGATAGCATCCGCGCAAGAGCAGAAAAGGCATCCCGTGAAACCTATGATTCCAAACTCGGCGAACTCCGCATAAAGTTTGCCGAGGCGCATGACCTACCGCCACAAAAGAAGGGCTACGCACTCGAAAAATTGTTCACCGAGCTTATGAGAATCAGCGGCATCCCCGTTGAGGAACCATTCAGAATCGAGGGTGAACAACTCGATGGTGCAATCAAATACGATGGCCACTACTACTTGGTTGAATTGAAATGGATTGAGGAAAAAACGGAACCGAAAGAAATCGGTCACTTCTTCTACAAAGTCGACGGAAAACTTCAGTCTAGAGGACTCTTTCTAGCGATGAACGGGTTTTCCGATGGTGCGATAGCTACCCTCCCAAAGGGAAAAGAACTAAAGGTTTTGCTCCTTGATGGAAACCATTTGGCCAATGTCATTTACGGGCTATATAAGTTTCAGGAACTTCTTGAACATGCTATTCGACAAGCTTCACTGCGTGGAGAAATCTATTGTGCGCATAACCTACAAAGCTAG
- a CDS encoding VapE domain-containing protein, translating to MINHTRDLDALDPPVASDGGRIREMIPLPIPGDLHRIVEALPQTLDSDHARMLDSSCISPEVVVARGYRTIRNKSILVSLGFQPWQARVPALLVPLWNREGRVISVQIRPDRPRQDKNGKAVKYDTFMGAAHRIDFPTVLPFPAPGGEIWITEGVKKSDALGSKGIYCLALPGVDAWSGSEAIQDLKGVDWRGRSVVIAFDSDTATNPRVGKAREALAGFLQDRTASLRYLDLPSGPKGEKQGIDDYLAFGHTLDDVYALVSDSPSPSPPDPVSMAWTGQLDRTPTGRLIPNSRSLGLVLRNDPAGQTFRYNEFSRLVCLGDRAVEEADLFRMAEHIETLYGRGCIIPVARIRDAVEAVARERPFHPVRDWLSGLRWDGTARIDTLLPVYYCVRDDEYTRAVGRNLLIGAVARIFNPGTKLDTMVILEGSQGARKSSSLQTLFGADWTAEMKATPDSRDFEGALIGLWCVEFADLEGMGRADRNRIKMQLSTRSDFIRLAYRRDPARYPRQSIFVSTANDNDYLKDPTGARRFWPVRCGKIDLEALARDRDQLWAEAVHRYRAGETWWEVPEQAKDEQEARYQSDSWEEVIAPWLAGRSEVTTTEVLRDCLEILENRDHSHAAQIRVGNALKRFGWERVRVRLGAGLAWVYRPPENVPKPNRGTHRNTFGTSSTDAIVPNVPVENAFQNSRHFSNNSSGIDRNIGTDRNKPILESCSQGVPNSTNQTETGTTWEEVE from the coding sequence TTGATAAATCATACCCGCGATCTCGATGCCCTGGACCCTCCGGTTGCCTCTGACGGAGGCAGAATCCGGGAGATGATCCCCCTCCCAATCCCGGGGGACCTGCACCGGATCGTCGAGGCCCTGCCCCAAACGCTGGACTCGGATCATGCCCGCATGCTCGACTCCTCCTGTATCTCTCCCGAGGTGGTCGTCGCCCGAGGTTATCGGACAATCCGGAACAAATCGATCTTGGTGAGTTTGGGGTTTCAGCCGTGGCAGGCTCGTGTTCCCGCCCTTCTCGTCCCACTCTGGAATCGGGAGGGGAGGGTCATCTCGGTCCAGATCCGTCCGGACCGGCCTCGACAGGACAAAAACGGGAAAGCCGTCAAGTACGACACCTTCATGGGGGCGGCCCATCGAATCGATTTCCCTACTGTTCTTCCGTTTCCGGCCCCGGGGGGCGAAATTTGGATTACAGAAGGTGTCAAAAAATCTGATGCGCTCGGGAGCAAGGGGATATATTGTCTTGCCTTGCCTGGAGTCGATGCTTGGTCCGGATCTGAGGCGATACAGGACCTTAAGGGCGTCGATTGGCGGGGTCGGTCAGTGGTCATTGCGTTCGATTCCGATACGGCGACCAACCCCCGGGTCGGCAAGGCCCGAGAGGCCCTGGCAGGATTTCTTCAGGACAGGACGGCCTCCCTCCGCTATCTGGATCTTCCTTCAGGCCCCAAAGGAGAAAAACAGGGAATCGACGATTATCTCGCCTTCGGGCATACGCTGGATGATGTCTACGCCCTGGTGAGCGATTCTCCCTCTCCATCTCCCCCCGATCCTGTCTCCATGGCATGGACAGGCCAACTCGACAGAACACCCACCGGGCGTCTCATCCCGAATTCTCGGTCTTTGGGACTCGTCCTCCGGAACGACCCGGCGGGACAGACCTTTAGGTACAACGAGTTCTCCCGTCTGGTTTGCCTCGGAGACCGGGCCGTCGAGGAGGCCGACCTGTTCCGGATGGCCGAACACATCGAAACGTTATACGGGCGGGGATGTATTATACCCGTCGCCCGAATCCGGGATGCGGTGGAGGCGGTCGCCCGAGAGCGGCCCTTCCATCCCGTTCGAGATTGGCTCTCCGGGCTCCGATGGGACGGGACCGCCCGGATCGACACCCTGTTGCCGGTTTATTACTGCGTTCGGGACGACGAGTACACCCGCGCGGTGGGAAGAAACCTTCTGATCGGGGCTGTAGCCCGGATCTTCAATCCTGGAACCAAACTCGACACGATGGTGATTTTGGAAGGCTCCCAAGGCGCCCGGAAATCATCCTCTCTACAAACACTTTTTGGTGCCGACTGGACCGCAGAAATGAAGGCCACCCCGGACAGCCGGGATTTCGAGGGGGCGCTGATCGGTTTGTGGTGCGTCGAGTTTGCAGACCTTGAGGGGATGGGCCGCGCCGACCGCAATCGAATCAAAATGCAACTCAGTACCCGCTCAGATTTTATTCGCCTGGCTTACCGTCGTGACCCCGCTCGATACCCTAGGCAGTCTATTTTTGTTTCGACCGCGAACGACAACGATTATCTCAAAGATCCGACCGGAGCTCGACGGTTTTGGCCTGTCAGGTGCGGAAAGATAGATCTGGAGGCCCTGGCCAGAGACCGGGACCAGCTTTGGGCCGAAGCGGTCCACCGATACCGGGCCGGAGAAACGTGGTGGGAGGTTCCGGAACAGGCCAAAGACGAACAGGAGGCGCGTTATCAGTCGGACTCGTGGGAGGAGGTCATCGCTCCGTGGCTGGCAGGACGTTCGGAGGTCACGACGACTGAGGTCCTGAGGGATTGCCTGGAGATTTTGGAGAACCGGGACCACTCCCATGCGGCGCAGATTCGAGTCGGAAATGCCCTGAAGAGGTTCGGATGGGAGCGGGTCAGAGTGAGACTCGGGGCAGGGCTGGCGTGGGTTTATCGCCCCCCAGAAAATGTTCCCAAGCCGAACAGAGGAACACATAGGAACACCTTTGGAACATCCAGTACTGACGCCATTGTTCCCAATGTTCCTGTCGAAAATGCGTTTCAAAATTCTCGACACTTTTCAAATAACTCTTCAGGAATAGATAGGAACATAGGAACAGATAGGAACAAACCAATACTGGAGTCGTGTTCCCAAGGTGTTCCCAACTCAACAAATCAGACAGAGACAGGAACAACCTGGGAGGAGGTCGAATAA